A part of Desulfomicrobium baculatum DSM 4028 genomic DNA contains:
- a CDS encoding class I SAM-dependent rRNA methyltransferase: MDAFFGFSYVLRSLPATGAQDFTARVIPMRSKDIIMDPQLIIVAGREKSLLRRHPWIFSGAVATVKGRPASGQTVDVLGQNGQWLARASFSPKSQIMGRVWTFDAEQAIDEGFFERRIRESAGRRKDFESASNALRLVHSESDGLPGLILDRYAGVLVFQLLTAGAEFWRETIVGALRRLFPDEAILERSDVDVRAKEGLSARVEAVHGRIPEQVEIHENGVKYLVDVHGGHKTGFYLDQRDSRLAVGAAARGREVLNCFSYTGGFGLAALGAGAAHVTQLDASAPALTLAERNRDLNGFAAGSMDTVCGDAFQILRTWHKEGRTFDIIVLDPPKFVDSKASLNRAARGYKDINLCALRLLNPGGRLFTFSCSGLMEDSLFQKIVSDAALDAGRTGRIVRRLTQAGDHPVSLAFPEGAYLKGLEVLVD; the protein is encoded by the coding sequence ATGGACGCCTTCTTTGGCTTTTCCTATGTCTTGCGCAGCCTGCCCGCTACCGGCGCGCAGGACTTCACCGCACGGGTCATCCCCATGCGCAGCAAGGACATCATCATGGACCCACAACTCATCATCGTCGCGGGGCGGGAAAAATCTCTGCTCAGGCGTCATCCCTGGATCTTTTCCGGTGCCGTGGCCACTGTCAAGGGCCGACCTGCATCCGGACAGACCGTGGACGTCCTCGGGCAGAATGGACAGTGGCTGGCCCGGGCTTCTTTTTCACCCAAATCGCAGATCATGGGCCGGGTCTGGACTTTCGATGCCGAGCAAGCAATCGACGAGGGATTCTTTGAGCGCCGCATTCGTGAGTCGGCCGGCAGGAGAAAGGATTTCGAGAGCGCGAGCAACGCGCTGCGCCTGGTTCATTCCGAATCCGACGGCCTGCCCGGTCTGATTTTGGATCGCTATGCCGGTGTTCTTGTTTTTCAGCTGCTGACCGCAGGCGCGGAATTCTGGCGTGAAACCATTGTCGGCGCATTGCGCCGCCTCTTCCCGGACGAAGCCATTCTGGAGCGCTCCGATGTGGATGTGCGGGCCAAGGAAGGGCTGTCCGCAAGGGTGGAGGCCGTGCATGGCCGCATTCCCGAGCAGGTCGAGATTCATGAAAACGGCGTGAAATATCTGGTCGATGTGCATGGCGGCCACAAGACCGGCTTCTATCTGGATCAGCGCGACAGCCGTCTGGCCGTGGGCGCGGCCGCCAGGGGACGCGAGGTGCTGAACTGCTTTTCCTACACCGGAGGTTTCGGCCTGGCCGCTTTGGGCGCAGGGGCGGCGCATGTGACCCAACTCGACGCCTCGGCCCCGGCCCTGACCCTGGCCGAGCGCAACCGGGACCTCAATGGCTTTGCGGCCGGGAGCATGGACACAGTCTGCGGTGACGCCTTCCAGATTCTTCGGACCTGGCACAAGGAAGGTCGTACCTTTGATATTATCGTGCTCGATCCGCCCAAATTCGTCGATTCCAAGGCCAGCCTGAACCGCGCGGCCAGAGGCTACAAGGATATCAACCTTTGCGCCTTGCGTCTCCTGAACCCCGGAGGACGGCTTTTTACCTTCTCCTGCTCCGGGCTCATGGAAGACTCCCTGTTTCAGAAAATCGTGTCCGACGCGGCCCTGGACGCCGGCCGCACCGGCCGCATCGTCCGCCGCCTGACCCAGGCCGGCGACCATCCCGTGTCCCTGGCCTTTCCGGAAGGAGCCTATCTGAAGGGGCTTGAGGTGCTGGTGGACTGA
- a CDS encoding energy transducer TonB translates to MSVVCALLVHALVLAAVGKWLGSGGGGSGGPMLMALELSGGGTGAGLSSGKQAGTDESSLLPLLGGSAAPPAPADGEALSTTPPAAEAKDPARKLPPAPAQVPAVQKPAPTPTKQTPITHRPPKQVPPEQTLAKQPDPGKKTQNPQQLDADIATAELPEEPAVDSPGSHAGDPESAALPAGAGNRAQGTDQGSRSGASGAGANIGESGADGNMRGRSGAGGSLVTFGAPGGPGVVRMARPRYPHEARRLGKEGVVVLKLSLDETGAVRDVEVLQGVGFGLEEASREAVLLSRFRPATLKGRPVACQVILPIHFKLR, encoded by the coding sequence GTGTCCGTGGTCTGCGCGCTGCTGGTTCATGCCCTGGTCCTGGCCGCGGTCGGAAAATGGCTTGGATCCGGCGGCGGAGGATCAGGCGGCCCCATGCTCATGGCTCTGGAGCTTTCCGGCGGCGGCACAGGAGCCGGACTTTCTTCCGGGAAACAAGCAGGAACTGACGAATCCTCCCTGCTGCCCTTGCTGGGCGGTTCGGCCGCACCACCCGCCCCCGCCGATGGCGAAGCTTTGTCCACAACGCCGCCGGCTGCCGAAGCGAAAGATCCGGCCCGGAAGTTGCCGCCCGCCCCTGCCCAGGTCCCTGCGGTGCAAAAGCCAGCTCCGACGCCCACCAAGCAGACGCCGATCACGCACAGACCTCCCAAACAGGTCCCGCCTGAGCAAACCCTTGCCAAGCAGCCCGACCCCGGAAAAAAAACCCAGAATCCGCAGCAACTCGACGCCGACATTGCCACTGCGGAATTACCAGAAGAGCCGGCCGTGGATTCTCCCGGCAGCCACGCGGGTGATCCCGAATCCGCAGCGCTTCCAGCCGGAGCCGGCAACCGCGCGCAAGGCACGGATCAAGGAAGCCGCTCCGGCGCATCGGGGGCTGGAGCCAACATCGGCGAGTCTGGTGCGGACGGGAACATGCGCGGCAGGTCTGGAGCGGGAGGCAGCCTGGTCACGTTCGGCGCACCCGGCGGTCCGGGCGTTGTACGCATGGCCCGGCCAAGATATCCGCACGAAGCCAGGCGGCTGGGCAAGGAAGGCGTAGTGGTCTTGAAGCTTTCCCTGGACGAAACTGGAGCCGTGCGCGATGTGGAAGTCTTGCAGGGCGTGGGTTTCGGCCTGGAAGAGGCTTCCCGGGAAGCGGTCCTGCTTTCACGTTTCCGTCCCGCGACCTTGAAGGGCAGACCCGTAGCCTGCCAGGTTATTTTACCCATCCATTTCAAGTTGCGTTAG
- a CDS encoding malic enzyme-like NAD(P)-binding protein has protein sequence MALFTPQEALDYHSEVRPGKVEVVPVKPYSTQKHLTMAYSPGVAESCLAIAKDPDLTYKYTGRGNLVAVVSNGTAVLGLGNIGAYAGKPVMEGKGLLFKIFADVDVYDINLDVTDPDKLCEIVKAMEPTFGGINLEDIKAPECFYIEDKLKKEMNIPVFHDDQHGTAIISAAGLINALEITGKKIEDLRIVVSGAGAAAISCTRLYVALGVKLENVAMFDSRGHMHAGRTDLNPQKREFATEKAYGSLAEAMVGADMFLGLSKGGVVSQDMVRSMGKNPIIFACANPVPEISYTEAKEARPDAIMGTGRSDFPNQINNVLGFPFIFRGALDVMASNINEEMKLAAAKALAALAKEPVPDYVVEAYGVDKLEFGIDYIIPKPVDLRLIEFESAAVAQAAMDTGVARKPIADMDAYRVSLRERIAKSRERLDAFVKTYPQIF, from the coding sequence ATGGCTCTTTTCACGCCCCAGGAAGCCCTAGATTATCATTCCGAAGTCCGTCCCGGCAAAGTCGAAGTCGTGCCGGTCAAGCCCTATTCCACCCAGAAGCATCTGACCATGGCCTACAGCCCGGGCGTGGCCGAATCCTGCCTGGCCATCGCCAAGGATCCGGACCTGACCTACAAGTACACGGGCCGCGGAAACCTCGTCGCCGTCGTGTCCAACGGCACGGCCGTGCTGGGTCTGGGCAACATCGGCGCCTATGCGGGCAAGCCGGTTATGGAGGGCAAGGGGCTCCTCTTCAAGATTTTCGCGGATGTGGATGTTTACGACATCAACCTCGACGTGACCGACCCGGACAAGCTCTGCGAGATCGTCAAGGCCATGGAGCCGACCTTCGGCGGCATCAACCTCGAAGACATCAAGGCCCCGGAGTGCTTTTACATCGAGGACAAGCTCAAAAAAGAAATGAACATCCCGGTCTTCCATGACGACCAGCACGGCACGGCCATCATCTCCGCCGCCGGTCTGATCAATGCGCTGGAAATCACGGGCAAGAAGATCGAGGACCTGCGCATTGTCGTCTCCGGCGCGGGCGCGGCGGCCATTTCCTGCACCCGGCTCTATGTTGCCCTGGGCGTGAAGCTCGAAAACGTCGCCATGTTCGACTCTCGCGGGCACATGCACGCCGGTCGCACGGACTTGAATCCGCAGAAGCGCGAGTTCGCCACGGAAAAAGCCTACGGCTCACTGGCCGAAGCCATGGTCGGCGCGGACATGTTTCTGGGCCTGTCCAAGGGGGGCGTGGTCAGTCAGGACATGGTCCGGAGCATGGGCAAAAACCCGATCATCTTCGCCTGCGCCAATCCGGTTCCCGAAATCTCCTACACCGAGGCCAAGGAAGCCCGTCCCGACGCCATCATGGGCACGGGCCGCTCGGACTTCCCGAACCAGATCAACAACGTGCTCGGCTTCCCCTTCATCTTCCGCGGGGCACTCGACGTCATGGCCTCGAACATCAACGAGGAAATGAAATTGGCGGCAGCCAAGGCCCTGGCAGCTCTGGCCAAGGAGCCGGTGCCGGACTACGTGGTCGAGGCGTATGGCGTGGACAAGCTTGAATTCGGCATCGACTACATCATCCCCAAACCCGTGGACCTGCGCCTTATCGAGTTCGAATCCGCCGCCGTGGCCCAGGCCGCCATGGACACGGGCGTGGCCCGCAAGCCCATCGCGGACATGGACGCCTACCGCGTGTCCTTGCGCGAACGCATCGCCAAATCGCGCGAACGACTGGACGCCTTCGTGAAGACCTATCCGCAGATTTTCTAG
- a CDS encoding Fe-S-containing hydro-lyase, producing MAEYNLQTPLTDEAMAKLKAGDVVRLTGTIYTARDAAHKRLVDLLDKAEPLPFELKGSVIYYVGPSPAPPGRPIGAAGPTTSYRMDTYAPRLHSLGCKASVGKGKRSDAVKQALKDHTAVYFGATGGAGALLSKCITAAKVIAFDELGPEAIRELTVVDFPLLVINDSHGGELYVQPDRKAAGLE from the coding sequence ATGGCCGAATACAATCTGCAAACTCCCCTGACGGACGAGGCCATGGCCAAACTCAAGGCCGGAGACGTGGTGCGGCTGACGGGCACCATCTACACGGCCCGCGACGCGGCCCACAAGCGCCTCGTTGACCTTTTGGACAAGGCGGAGCCACTGCCCTTCGAACTGAAAGGCTCGGTCATCTACTACGTGGGCCCCAGCCCCGCGCCTCCCGGCCGCCCCATCGGCGCGGCCGGACCGACCACCAGCTACCGCATGGACACCTACGCCCCGCGCCTGCATTCGCTCGGCTGCAAGGCCTCGGTGGGCAAGGGCAAAAGAAGCGACGCCGTCAAGCAGGCCTTGAAAGACCATACGGCCGTGTATTTCGGCGCCACGGGCGGCGCTGGAGCGCTCTTGTCCAAATGCATCACGGCGGCCAAAGTCATCGCCTTCGACGAGCTTGGGCCGGAGGCCATCCGCGAACTGACCGTGGTTGACTTCCCGCTGCTGGTCATCAACGATTCCCACGGCGGAGAATTGTACGTGCAGCCGGACCGGAAGGCGGCTGGGCTGGAATAG
- a CDS encoding fumarate hydratase — MRTLDAATVIDTVAKMCIDSNRYLPKDVRERFAQCAALEESPAAKEVFRQLTENYELAEETGLPLCQDTGLAVFFVEMGEDLRIEGMNIREAINEGVRKGYADGFLRKSACDPLTRANTKDNTPAIIHFDIVPGDRLKIAFMAKGGGSENMSRVTMLSPAQGWAGIKKFVIERVAEAGPNPCPPTVVGIGVGGTFDYSPILAKKALLRKLDDVNPDPKLAAMEDELLEALNKLGIGPMGLGGKTTCLGVKIAMSPCHIASLPLAVNIQCHSSRHQEVEI; from the coding sequence ATGAGAACACTGGACGCAGCCACGGTCATCGACACCGTGGCCAAGATGTGTATCGACTCCAACCGCTACCTCCCCAAGGACGTGCGGGAGCGGTTCGCGCAGTGCGCGGCGCTGGAAGAATCCCCGGCGGCCAAGGAAGTCTTCCGCCAGCTGACCGAAAACTACGAGTTGGCCGAGGAAACGGGGCTGCCTCTGTGCCAGGACACGGGCCTGGCCGTCTTCTTCGTGGAGATGGGCGAAGACCTGCGCATCGAAGGCATGAACATCCGCGAGGCCATCAATGAGGGCGTGCGCAAGGGCTATGCCGACGGTTTCTTGCGCAAGTCCGCCTGCGACCCGCTGACCCGCGCCAATACCAAGGACAACACCCCGGCCATCATCCACTTCGACATCGTGCCCGGAGACAGGCTCAAAATCGCCTTCATGGCCAAGGGCGGCGGCAGCGAAAACATGTCCCGCGTGACCATGCTCTCCCCGGCCCAGGGCTGGGCGGGCATCAAGAAGTTCGTCATCGAGCGCGTGGCCGAGGCCGGTCCCAACCCCTGCCCGCCCACGGTGGTCGGCATCGGCGTGGGCGGCACCTTCGACTACTCGCCCATCCTGGCCAAAAAGGCGCTCCTGCGAAAGCTGGACGACGTGAACCCGGACCCCAAGCTCGCGGCCATGGAGGACGAACTCCTCGAAGCCCTGAACAAGCTTGGCATCGGGCCCATGGGCCTGGGCGGAAAGACCACCTGCCTTGGCGTCAAGATCGCCATGAGCCCCTGCCACATCGCGAGCCTGCCCCTGGCCGTGAACATCCAGTGTCATTCCTCCAGACATCAGGAGGTGGAGATCTGA
- a CDS encoding fumarate reductase iron-sulfur subunit has translation MGRLLQFEIFRYNPEDKESTPHMQTFVLEETTNMTLFIALNRLREEQDPGLIFDFCCRAGICGACAMVINGRPGLACQTKTKDLSETITLLPLPVFKLIGDLSVDTGIWFREMYQKTESWIHTTKEFDSAKEEERMDNAVAEEIYELERCIECGCCIAACGTARLRDDFMGAAALNRIARFVIDPRDQRTDNQYFDIIGNDYGIFGCMGLLACEDVCPKKLPLQNQLGFLRRKMGITAIKQFIRK, from the coding sequence ATGGGACGACTGCTCCAGTTTGAAATATTCCGCTACAATCCCGAGGACAAGGAATCCACTCCGCACATGCAGACCTTCGTGCTGGAGGAGACCACCAACATGACCCTGTTCATCGCGCTGAACCGTCTGCGCGAGGAGCAGGACCCGGGCCTGATCTTCGACTTCTGCTGCCGGGCAGGCATCTGCGGGGCCTGCGCCATGGTCATCAACGGCCGCCCCGGCCTGGCCTGCCAGACCAAGACCAAGGATCTGTCCGAGACCATCACGCTTCTGCCCCTACCCGTCTTCAAGCTCATCGGCGACCTTTCCGTGGACACGGGCATCTGGTTCCGCGAGATGTACCAGAAGACCGAATCCTGGATCCACACCACCAAGGAATTCGACTCGGCCAAGGAAGAAGAGCGCATGGACAACGCCGTGGCCGAAGAGATCTATGAGCTTGAGCGCTGCATCGAGTGCGGCTGCTGCATCGCGGCCTGCGGCACGGCGCGGCTGCGCGACGATTTCATGGGCGCGGCGGCGCTGAACCGCATCGCCCGCTTCGTCATCGATCCGCGCGACCAGCGCACGGACAACCAGTACTTCGACATCATCGGCAACGACTACGGCATCTTCGGCTGCATGGGACTCCTCGCCTGCGAGGACGTCTGTCCCAAGAAGCTGCCCCTGCAGAACCAGCTCGGCTTCCTGCGCCGAAAAATGGGCATCACCGCAATCAAACAGTTTATCAGGAAATAG
- a CDS encoding fumarate reductase flavoprotein subunit — protein sequence MQTYYSDLLVIGAGLAGERVAVESALAGFNVICLSIVPARRSHSSAAQGGMQAALGNCAMGEGDNVDVHFMDTVKGSDWGCDQEVARLFADAAPIEMRRLAHWGVPWNRVVPGTSSYFKGGEKFEKFEKPEKEGLITARSFGGTAKWRTCYTSDGTGHAVMCTMDNKCAELGINVLDRKEAISLIHDGEQCMGAIVRCLRTGKLETYLAKATAICTGGFGRLYKATTNAVICDGGGHVIAQDTGVVPIGNPEAIQFHPTGIVPTDILVTEGCRGDGGTLLDVNEERFMHIYEPEKAELASRDVVSRRMTEHMRAGKGVQSAYGEHLWLDIRHLGDKHISTKLREVDEICQNFLGVDARTQLIPVRPTQHYTMAGVRTDKNGAAYGLKGLFSAGEAACWDMHGFNRLGGNSLAETVVAGGIIGVKIVEFLKGYETSFKTGVINAEAKRQQERIDNLISGRLGKENVYKVRAEMQEALMQGCFVFRNEKDLTTCVEVLQGLLERSGRIGLVSKGLGANHEVAAALKIQGQVRLAMCIAQAALVRRESRGSHNREDFPARDDQNWLNRTLAYWPEGQTMPELKYEEATPHFEIPPGERGYGGGKIIHADPKEIEAKTITKSK from the coding sequence ATGCAAACGTATTATTCCGATCTTCTGGTCATCGGCGCGGGCCTTGCCGGCGAACGCGTGGCCGTGGAGTCCGCGCTGGCCGGCTTCAACGTCATCTGTCTGTCCATCGTCCCGGCCCGCCGGTCCCATTCCTCCGCTGCCCAGGGCGGCATGCAGGCGGCCCTGGGCAACTGCGCCATGGGCGAGGGTGACAATGTAGATGTGCATTTCATGGACACGGTCAAGGGCTCGGACTGGGGCTGCGACCAGGAAGTGGCCCGGCTCTTCGCCGACGCCGCGCCCATCGAGATGCGCCGCCTGGCCCATTGGGGCGTGCCATGGAACCGGGTGGTCCCGGGCACATCCTCCTACTTCAAGGGTGGCGAGAAATTCGAGAAATTCGAAAAACCCGAGAAGGAAGGCCTGATCACGGCCCGCTCTTTCGGCGGCACGGCCAAGTGGCGCACCTGCTACACCTCCGACGGCACGGGCCACGCGGTCATGTGCACCATGGACAACAAGTGCGCGGAGCTGGGCATCAACGTCCTCGATCGCAAGGAAGCCATCTCGCTCATCCATGACGGCGAGCAGTGCATGGGCGCCATCGTGCGCTGTCTGCGCACCGGCAAGCTTGAAACCTATCTGGCCAAGGCTACGGCCATCTGCACCGGCGGCTTCGGGCGTCTCTACAAGGCCACGACCAACGCGGTCATTTGCGACGGCGGCGGCCACGTCATCGCCCAGGACACGGGCGTGGTGCCCATCGGCAACCCCGAGGCCATCCAGTTCCACCCCACGGGCATCGTGCCCACGGACATTCTGGTCACCGAGGGCTGCCGCGGCGACGGCGGGACGCTCCTTGATGTCAACGAAGAACGCTTCATGCACATCTACGAGCCCGAGAAGGCCGAGCTGGCCTCCCGCGACGTTGTCTCGCGGCGCATGACCGAACACATGCGCGCCGGAAAAGGCGTGCAGTCGGCCTATGGCGAGCACCTCTGGCTCGACATCCGGCACCTTGGCGACAAGCACATCTCCACCAAGCTGCGCGAGGTGGACGAGATCTGCCAGAACTTCCTGGGCGTGGACGCCCGCACCCAGCTCATCCCCGTGCGCCCGACCCAGCACTACACCATGGCCGGGGTGCGCACGGACAAGAACGGCGCGGCCTACGGCCTTAAAGGCCTCTTCTCCGCCGGCGAGGCGGCCTGCTGGGACATGCACGGCTTCAACCGCCTGGGCGGCAACTCCCTGGCCGAGACAGTGGTCGCGGGCGGCATCATCGGCGTCAAGATCGTCGAATTTTTGAAGGGCTACGAGACGTCTTTCAAGACAGGCGTCATCAATGCCGAGGCCAAACGTCAGCAGGAGCGTATCGACAACCTGATCAGCGGCCGTCTGGGCAAGGAAAACGTCTACAAGGTCCGCGCCGAGATGCAGGAAGCGCTCATGCAGGGCTGCTTCGTGTTCCGCAATGAAAAGGATCTAACCACATGCGTCGAGGTGCTGCAGGGCTTGCTTGAGCGCTCCGGCAGGATCGGCCTGGTCTCCAAGGGCCTTGGGGCCAACCACGAAGTTGCGGCGGCGCTCAAGATCCAGGGCCAGGTCCGCCTGGCCATGTGCATCGCCCAGGCCGCCCTGGTGCGCCGGGAGAGTCGCGGCAGCCACAACCGCGAGGACTTCCCGGCCCGCGACGACCAAAACTGGCTGAACCGCACCCTGGCCTATTGGCCCGAAGGACAGACCATGCCCGAGCTGAAATACGAAGAGGCGACCCCGCACTTCGAGATTCCTCCGGGAGAGCGCGGCTATGGCGGCGGCAAGATCATCCATGCCGACCCCAAGGAAATCGAGGCCAAGACCATCACGAAGAGCAAGTAA
- a CDS encoding heavy metal translocating P-type ATPase, whose protein sequence is MNSTSRSIRLPVGGMHCAACSTRIEKVVGAMPGVEQIVVNLATEEMDLRFNPQDAPLDTILEQVRELGFSVEAPTEQSVLELKIGGMHCAACSSRIERVTGRIEGVTEASVNLGAESGRFVFDPALVSQRALRQAIHDAGFTTSIPQKERAGDEEERINARLAEKKKVVLWSMAFALPLLVLSMGHMWGMPLPHWLDPMHAPGAFALAQLLLTLPVVWSGRSFYLIGFPALARRAPNMDSLVAVGTGAALVYSLWNTVEIWLGVDAQARAMDLYYESAAVLIAMISLGKFFEARSVSRTTGAVRALMALAPDTATLVDGENERKIPVEEIEPGDLLRIRPGERLPVDGEVAEGQSHVDESMLTGEPLPVRRGPGGRVYGGTLNTTGAFVMRASLVGEDTMLARIVRLVRDAQGSKAPIASLADTISYYFVPVVMVLALVSGLAWYFFSDEPFVFALRIAISVLVIACPCAMGLATPTSIMVGTGRGAQLGVLIKSGRALQRAGELGTLVFDKTGTLTVGKPVLSEVWVDPAAGIDKESLLRLSASIEAQSEHPLARAVVLAVQGPLPKASDFLSVPGQGVTAVVEGRAVAIGNERLMQAENLNLEEAKAVRERMEENGATVVHVAVDGRLAGLLAVSDQLRPEAKGALQRLRDLGMEIVLLTGDSERSAQAVARQLGIGRVIAGVLPDRKAEVIIDLQKEGRAVGMVGDGINDAPALARADLGVAMGGGMDVALESGDVVLMREDLTGVLTALSLSRAVMRNIRQNLFWAFAFNTIGLPVAAGLLHIFGGPTMSPMLAGTAMAMSSVLVVSNALRLRFFISPHT, encoded by the coding sequence ATGAACTCGACATCACGTTCAATACGTTTACCCGTCGGCGGAATGCACTGCGCGGCCTGTTCGACCCGCATCGAAAAAGTGGTCGGGGCCATGCCCGGGGTGGAGCAGATCGTGGTCAACCTGGCCACGGAAGAGATGGACCTGCGCTTCAATCCTCAAGACGCGCCCTTGGACACGATATTGGAGCAGGTACGGGAGCTGGGTTTTTCCGTTGAGGCGCCGACAGAACAAAGCGTGCTTGAGCTCAAGATCGGCGGCATGCACTGCGCGGCCTGCTCTTCGCGCATTGAGCGTGTCACCGGCCGCATTGAGGGCGTGACGGAGGCCAGCGTCAACCTCGGCGCGGAAAGCGGCCGTTTCGTCTTTGACCCGGCCCTGGTCTCGCAGCGCGCCCTGCGCCAGGCCATCCACGACGCAGGCTTCACCACGAGCATCCCGCAGAAGGAGCGTGCCGGGGACGAGGAAGAGCGCATCAACGCCCGTCTGGCGGAGAAAAAAAAGGTCGTGCTCTGGTCCATGGCTTTTGCCCTGCCGCTTCTGGTACTCTCCATGGGCCACATGTGGGGCATGCCCCTGCCCCACTGGCTCGACCCCATGCACGCGCCCGGAGCCTTCGCCCTGGCCCAGCTGCTGCTGACCCTGCCCGTGGTCTGGAGCGGCCGCAGCTTCTACCTGATCGGATTCCCCGCCCTGGCCCGCCGCGCCCCGAACATGGACTCGCTGGTGGCCGTGGGCACGGGCGCGGCCCTGGTCTATTCGTTGTGGAACACGGTGGAGATCTGGCTGGGCGTGGACGCCCAGGCCCGGGCCATGGACCTCTACTACGAATCCGCCGCCGTGCTCATCGCCATGATCTCGCTGGGCAAATTTTTCGAGGCCCGCTCCGTATCGAGAACCACGGGCGCGGTACGGGCGCTCATGGCCCTGGCTCCGGACACGGCCACGCTGGTGGACGGCGAGAACGAGCGCAAGATCCCGGTGGAAGAGATCGAACCCGGCGACCTCTTGCGCATCCGCCCCGGCGAACGCCTGCCCGTGGACGGCGAAGTGGCGGAGGGGCAGAGCCATGTGGATGAATCCATGCTCACGGGCGAGCCGCTGCCGGTACGGCGCGGTCCCGGAGGCCGCGTTTACGGCGGCACGCTGAACACCACGGGCGCGTTCGTCATGCGCGCCTCCCTCGTCGGCGAGGATACCATGCTGGCCCGCATCGTACGCCTGGTGCGCGACGCCCAGGGCTCCAAGGCCCCCATCGCCAGTCTGGCCGACACCATCAGCTATTATTTCGTGCCCGTGGTCATGGTCCTGGCCCTGGTTTCGGGCCTGGCCTGGTACTTTTTCAGCGACGAGCCCTTTGTCTTCGCCCTGCGCATCGCCATCTCCGTGCTGGTCATCGCCTGCCCCTGCGCCATGGGCCTGGCCACCCCGACCTCCATCATGGTCGGCACGGGACGCGGCGCGCAGCTGGGCGTTTTGATCAAGTCCGGCCGCGCCCTGCAGCGGGCCGGGGAGCTCGGCACCCTGGTCTTCGACAAGACAGGAACCCTGACCGTGGGCAAGCCGGTGCTAAGCGAAGTCTGGGTCGATCCGGCGGCAGGGATCGACAAGGAGTCCTTGTTGCGCCTGTCCGCATCCATCGAGGCCCAGTCCGAGCACCCCCTGGCCCGGGCCGTGGTCCTCGCCGTGCAGGGCCCCCTGCCCAAGGCTTCGGATTTCCTGTCCGTGCCTGGCCAGGGCGTGACCGCCGTGGTCGAAGGCCGCGCCGTCGCCATAGGCAACGAACGGCTGATGCAGGCCGAAAACCTGAATCTGGAAGAGGCCAAGGCCGTGCGCGAACGCATGGAGGAGAACGGGGCCACCGTGGTGCATGTGGCGGTGGACGGGCGTCTGGCGGGCCTGTTGGCCGTAAGCGACCAGCTGCGACCCGAAGCGAAGGGGGCCCTGCAGCGGCTGCGCGATCTGGGCATGGAGATTGTGCTCCTGACCGGAGATTCCGAGCGCTCGGCGCAGGCCGTGGCCCGTCAGCTCGGCATCGGGAGGGTCATCGCCGGGGTGCTGCCGGACCGCAAGGCCGAGGTGATCATCGATCTTCAGAAGGAGGGCCGCGCCGTGGGCATGGTCGGAGACGGGATCAACGACGCCCCGGCCCTGGCCCGGGCCGATCTGGGCGTGGCCATGGGCGGCGGCATGGACGTAGCCCTGGAATCGGGGGACGTGGTGCTCATGCGGGAAGATCTCACCGGCGTGCTCACGGCGCTGTCCCTGAGCCGGGCGGTGATGCGCAACATCCGCCAGAATCTATTCTGGGCCTTCGCCTTCAACACCATCGGACTCCCTGTCGCGGCTGGGCTCCTGCACATCTTCGGCGGACCGACCATGAGCCCCATGCTCGCAGGCACGGCCATGGCCATGAGCTCGGTCCTGGTGGTTTCAAACGCCTTGCGGCTGCGTTTTTTTATTTCTCCTCATACATAA